Part of the Musa acuminata AAA Group cultivar baxijiao chromosome BXJ2-7, Cavendish_Baxijiao_AAA, whole genome shotgun sequence genome is shown below.
tcttcatgtacaaggctttaagcttatctcacatgctcttagccgtagtctccgtagctacctcccgtaaaacctcatcagagagatttagaatgatgcttgatcgggccttcttatccatacccgcaagatcttcctttgacgtaccatctggaatgttctcagcatcctgaagtgccaaatcaactccgtcttgaaccagaatggcctccatcttgagttgccacatgccgaagttaacatttctgtcaaatttctcgacaacaatctttgttattgtcatcgttgccaaaagatcccagaaccaggctctgataccagtttgttagagctagcctcaagaaatttaccaaaggatgattttgacaacacaacaaagacaataaagcggaaagaataaaagcgataagaacaccagaacaccagatatacgtggttcggtcaattgactttgacctacatccacggaagaaagaggagcaaattactactataaaaaagggatacttacaaatgccttaggaagatgttcctatgccataaaacgccttcagcttactaaacaagaaaaaacccaaaccgtaagcaggttttcttgtggtgcctcttgtgctgcctgtggtacatctgacttcaaagcccaggcccttatttatagtttcaagacgagataacaagtctaattttcccgatgtgggattatgggacttgccaaactaacggtTGATACTCTTCCAAAGTATCAAGTGACGATACTGCTTTCTTCGCTGAAGTAGTTGTAGATTCATATGGAGAAATAACTTGTGAATCATCGAATTAGTCGCTGATACAAATAAAAGCGACATTAACACTTCTTTCTGCCATTATAGCGTTCATTACCTGAAATTTCCTGATAGAATTAGACTTCCTTATATTTTCCTGATAACTTTTTTCCTCGTTTTTTTCTTGTACAACAAATTTGCCATTGATTTGGTATCTTTAGAATGTTAATGAAAAATTACATAGTGGAGATGGATCTGTGGATCTTTGTGGAAACCCTGCTTTGAAGAACAGCACAGGCAACCAGAGAGCTTGCTTTAACATTCTTTTCTACTAACATTAGCTTGACATAATCAAGTCTCTTCTTTGTGAGATCTCTATAAAGTCACTTCTCGTTTCCAAATCACGAATTACATGGGATCGGTTCTGTAACATATAACAAAATCTCGGCACGCACTTGAAGATTGTTGCAGAATTCTCAGTCATATACTTCATCTTGAGCATTTCTGGTTCATCTCTCATTTCCTTTTATGATTTGCCATCTAGTTGCAATGAGTTATGATCTGTGGAAGCTGATTAATGCCTGCTGCATTATGAGCCATTCAGCATCCGTTCCAGGTTCTAAGCCTCCACCTTGAACATACAAAAAATGTCAGCATCATTACCGCTGACATTTTTGTATGTGCCTAAATCTGTGCAGATTGTTATTGTGTACATGACGTTGGATTATGCAGTGATTACAATTATCTACTGCAGATTCCTTGACGAGGCTGCTATTCTCTTACACACTGATATAAACGTCTCTATTCAATGTCTCTGAACAGAGTTGCCTGAGAAGATCTGATGAAATTTCCCTGTTTGGTTCGCAGGATGACTAGCCGATCGGCACATGCTGCAAGACAGCAGAAGTCGGCATATGGACCAGGGAACATGTTTGAAGAAAGAGGGGATGAAGAAAAAGAAGCCAGTATTGCTTCCAATTAGTCAAAGGGATCGTTGTTCTCGAAAAGAACTCCGTGTGTTCGTACACTCGAAACACAAGTAAGATTGGTTGTTGGCATTAGAAGGTTTTCATGGCCGCAATTTCACACCACCTTTTCCAATCAAATCTAGAGGAAAAGGACATCTCACGTATGGCATCAAAGTATTATTCTCAGGTAACAACATGAAGCACTATTATTTTGTTAATAATCAACAAAATGAGCTTGAatcaactcctcagcagaacattTGAGCCAAGATTTTTAGCTTAGGCATTGAGAATATTTGGTCATTTCATAATCAAGATTGTCGATAGAAGTCTTGAGAAATGTTTCctgaaagaaattttaaattgcTTGTGCTTCATGCATATTTTGGTGGATAATTTTCGATTTAACATTGGATACATACTGTTGTATTAGTCGTCCTGTTAATTAGACCACTTGGTCCGATAACATGAGCACCCACTTCATTGGTTCATAGTTTTCGCAGCAACTTCTTGCAGTTCTTATTCAGAGTATACAGTAGCTAAAGTCAACAAACACACACGCACGCACCCCTAGTTGACCTTCTTACAGTCGCTTCTGATCTCTCCGTTGCTCCCGGTCAGTGGATTAATGTTCCCCATGTTGATCATGGAGGAAGCAAAGCTCTGGAAGAAGGTGCTTTCGTCGCCTGCAAAGCTGTTGACGATGGAGATAGTGGAGGCCCCGCTGGTGGAGAACAGCTCCTGGTCGGACTGCAGCAGCCCTTCGTTGCTCTGTAGGTTGGTGAAGTACTTGTTGTCGAAGGTGTTGGGCGTGGTGAGGTCGAGATTGTTGAGGGTTGTGTCGTCTCCTCCCTGGGGGCAGTTCTGCTGCAGAGTCGCCAAGTAGGTGGAGTCCAGCGACGGGTCGGGGCTGCCGGTGCCGCTGAAGTTGTAGAGCCGGCTGCTGAAGAAGCGGCACTGCGCGCGGCCGAACGTGTGAGCTCCTGCGTGCAtcccatgccatgccatgccatgcagAGAAGAACCAGATGAGAAGGCCGTTTACGTACTTGTTTCTCTATCCCGACGAGATAGAAAAAAGAAGAGTGAAACCAGGATTAAGCTTTTACCTGACAAGGCGACCAGATCAGTGTCATCGAGGCCTACATCCGAGAACTTTTGCTTGAGGGTGTCCAAGTCATCGAAGGGGCTCGGCATGTTGTTGGCAGCGGTAGGGTTGGCTGTGGTTCCATCCCTCCTTCCCAGTAGTACACCCCATGTTGGACCTCCTGCCTGTTAACAACACATTGCTGATGAGTTCTGACACCACCATTCTGCTATCATATTAATTATTTTGACTCGTCCTGGTTATACTAATCAACTCATGCATTCATTATCTCATTTTTATATCTGACTTCACATGGATGTTCTCTCCCTTGAGATAGGAACACTGTTAACCCCGTGAATCTGTCCAATATGCTGGTCGTTGTGTCCATATACATACTAAAAGAATAATTAGTTCGAGTATATTTGCAATATTGGGTCGGTCTTGCTTGTCAAAGCCTCCAAGTGAAGGAGAAGCTAAGAGAAGGAGAAGCTACACATATTTATAGGGATGAGGACCAAAGCACGAAAGCTGAGTTGTGGTAAAGCTTATACCAAGTCGACGGAAGCTTCGGCAGCGAGCGCGAGGATGTCAGCGCAGGAAACGACGCCCGGGCAAACGTTCTCCACCGCGGTCTTGATGTCGTCGACCACATCGAAACCCCGCACCGAGTTCTTGTTGGGCGCCGCGTCCTTCTCGCTCTGTATGCTGTCACTGTTATCCAGCAGAATGGAACCGTCGCAGCCCTACAATACAGCAACCAAGCTAATCATCCGGTGCCCCAGGCACTCAGCATATGACTAATTAAGCATCATGTTTATGAGTCTTTCAAGATCAAGATGAACTTTGATGACTAGAACTTGTAGCAGAATTAGTCAAGTTTGGAGAAGAACTGAAGGTTACATTCACGAAGCAGTCATGAAAGTGGAGCCGAAGGAGGCTCGCGACGATACGAACATCAGAGCTCTGGGCTTGCTGAACCACGTTTCGGACGACGGCCGACACGTTTGAGCATGAGCTATCGTAAAATGTGGAGCTCAGCTGAGCTCGAGAGCCATGGAGGAGaagggtgaagaagaagaagaagaaggctaagCACACTgaacacaaagaagaagaagaagaagagtaagcCATTCTAGTTTTCTTGTGCTGGAACTACTCACAATGCTCCTGTATTTATAGGCAATTCACTGGAGAACTGGGCAGGCAAGATCATCACCATTCATGCATGCATGGTTTAGCTTCGCTGTTTAGCAAATCAAGGTTCTACTTTAGTGTCTGATTAAAGACTTTTCTAGTCAAAGCGACATAATTGAGGGGAGAGATGGCAATAGAAAAAGTACTCTTTGACATACCTATCCCAAATATTGTCATTTCATTCCAAGGTCACATGTGGGACACACTCAGATAGTGATCTATGGAGTCTCATTTTGCTCCTCAATGGCAAGACTAATATACATCTATGCATTCTATACCTGATTACATTAATGCTATGTGAATCGTGTTCTTTTTGTGCATTCATTCCTGGAGTCTTTATGATACAGATAACAAAACATAGTGTTTCGTAAGCCTATCAATCTTCTTATATCATAATCGATTCCTtccatatttttcatataaattatgatttattagCCGATGCAGCCAGCAATCAGTGGAAGATGAGGACAACCTATGTCTCCAGGGAATAGGCGCATATGGTGACAACTGGAGGCGGCTCTCATCATATGCATCAAGGCGCAGTCACCATCTCTAAAGAAGCTTCTCCCATGTCCAAGTCCACAATAGGGGGCGTGACCTCGCCCAAGTTGGGCAGCCTGTCTGCCACCAATTCATGGATCTCGGTTGACTGGTTGTTGTGAGTCGTCATCCTCGGTTTCTCATTTCTCAGTAAGTGTAATGATCAGATACATGAAAAGATGAAGCTGATCCAAAGATCCAGTAAGAAGATGAAGACTGTTGCAAAGTCAACACCCACGGAAAGAAGATTTCTTTAAGGAAATCAAAAGCCAGTGATTCCTTCCTTAGTACTTAAGGAAATCAAAGAAGCGTGCAGGAATGGAACTACAGCTGTTGCCTACGCCACGAGCAAACACTATGAGAACACTGCAAGGACGAAGATTCTGCTGGGGAAGTGACATTGGGTCACCGTTGATGGATTTCCTCGCACTCTTCGCTGGTTTGTCGGCGTTTACAGCCGCAGTGCTTGAAACTGACCGCGACTTGGAAGGAAGGTTCGAAGGCCAGTTATCATTGTTTGGCGTATGCTTGCCAAACCTCAGGAAGGAGATGATGCTCTCCAAAAGGTCAAACGTCAATGCATCGGTGATGGGTGAGTCGAGAAATGAGAGCTCGTGTGATCTCAACTCGATGATATCCGATGATCACGGAGATCGTGTAACAACAGTACGTCGTGtgtcatctttttcttcttccttctttctttttcttattcttcagtGATCTGATGCATACATATTGACCAACCTCGATCGGAGGTCAACGCGAGCAGAAACATGTGTTGTTGAGTACTTTTTGATTGCATCGAAAGTGTTTGTAGTGATATtctacatattatttttttattgatattcacatatttttatattattttattacgattttttttatttgaacagGTCAATTTTAGTCAACGATTTATTTCAATTTTTTAAGATGATTTCTAAAAAATATCTCTTTGTTTTTTAGCTTTTcggatgtctcatattttaattttctcatttaatttttttttcaaatatcataaatatatgtcatcatcatctttt
Proteins encoded:
- the LOC103991820 gene encoding peroxidase A2, which codes for MAYSSSSSSLCSVCLAFFFFFFTLLLHGSRAQLSSTFYDSSCSNVSAVVRNVVQQAQSSDVRIVASLLRLHFHDCFVNGCDGSILLDNSDSIQSEKDAAPNKNSVRGFDVVDDIKTAVENVCPGVVSCADILALAAEASVDLAGGPTWGVLLGRRDGTTANPTAANNMPSPFDDLDTLKQKFSDVGLDDTDLVALSGAHTFGRAQCRFFSSRLYNFSGTGSPDPSLDSTYLATLQQNCPQGGDDTTLNNLDLTTPNTFDNKYFTNLQSNEGLLQSDQELFSTSGASTISIVNSFAGDESTFFQSFASSMINMGNINPLTGSNGEIRSDCKKVN